One window from the genome of Carassius carassius chromosome 15, fCarCar2.1, whole genome shotgun sequence encodes:
- the slc45a4b gene encoding solute carrier family 45 member 4 — protein MQASMAPKNAVPESVPVLEMAVVQEKDLNGGQNAEKEKEREVEMSEDSASEDSVNNIPKRLWVMHGAVMFGREFCYAMETALVTPVLLQLGLPEQYYSLTWFLSPILGLIFTPLIGSASDRCTLKWGRRRPFILALCIGVLIGVALFLNGSLIGLSLGDVPSNQPVGIVLTVVGVVVLDFCADALDGPIRAYLLDVADTEEQDMALNIHAFSAGLGGALGYMLGGLDWTNTFLGRAFKAQEQVLFFFAAIIFIISATLHLFSIKEHLYNPNQPGILKDEDEERPPPVQLYGSFPSTRRIPQLELIPEEEPLSAHEDDRSERDVSTDFLNIDLVRSKSDSVLAMPDATVELDPDLDLDRDGQFLYDIEPTLFQDFQGLQDDGTTLNCCNTSHAGQCTNYHLQNCDSNGEHICGAAKTINGNFAVSGNPVTGAVSAANQPGKVGLRPSGVPVRRRTPSFYRQPSFTFSYHGRVGFQWRRHYGNMAGPIKSSRSLNDIDEIDTRHERRKLPISRISASLMIEEDEESEDGVDGTTVKLLWLSMLKMPPQLWRLCVCHLLTWFSMIAQAVFYTDFMGQVIFEGDPTAAANSTALQNYSKGVQMGCWGLVIYAATAALCSDVLQRILNNYDLSIKIVYMLGTLGYAVGTAIMSIFPNVYVAMVMISTMGIISMSMSYCPYALLGQYHEIKEYIHHSPGNSRRGFGIDCAILTCQVYISQILVASALGAVVDAVGTVRVIPMVAAGGSFLGFLAAAFLVIYPDTLDDEDEQGPSSVKSEAASSNSTEKLKPMSRNSSSKSEAESLV, from the exons ATGCAGGCCAGCATGGCACCCAAGAACGCTGTCCCAGAGTCCGTTCCAGTGCTGGAAATGGCAGTCGTACAAGAAAAGGATTTAAATGGTGGACAGAATGCAGAGAAGGAGAAAGAGCGGGAAGTGGAGATGTCAGAGGACTCAGCCAGTGAGGATTCTGTAAACAACATCCCAAAGCGGTTATGGGTCATGCATGGTGCCGTCATGTTCGGGAGAGAGTTCTGCTATGCGATGGAAACGGCACTAGTCACTCCTGTGCTGTTGCAGCTAG GTCTCCCAGAGCAGTATTACAGCTTAACCTGGTTCCTCAGCCCTATTTTGGGTTTAATTTTCACTCCTCTGATTGGCTCAGCAAGTGACCGTTGCACTTTGAAATGGGGTCGGAGGAGACCCTTCATTTTGGCACTGTGTATTGGAGTGTTAATAGGAGTGGCCTTATTTCTTAATGGATCTCTAATag GTCTGTCTCTGGGTGATGTTCCCAGTAATCAACCGGTTGGGATTGTGCTGACCGTTGTTGGTGTGGTGGTTCTAGACTTCTGTGCTGATGCTTTGGATGGACCAATCAGAGCCTACCTCCTGGATGTGGCTGATACCGAGGAACAGGACATGGCTCTAAATATCCATGCTTTCTCAGCAG GGCTGGGAGGTGCTTTAGGTTACATGCTAGGAGGGCTGGACTGGACCAATACCTTCCTAGGTCGAGCTTTTAAAGCCCAAGAGCAGGTCCTCTTTTTCTTTGCTGCCATCATCTTTATCATTTCTGCGACGCTTCATCTTTTCAGTATCAAGGAGCATCTATATAACCCCAACCAGCCAGGGATACTGAAGGATGAGGATGAAGAAAGGCCACCTCCTGTCCAGCTCTATGGCAGCTTTCCATCTACTCGTCGCATACCTCAACTAGAACTGATCCCTGAAGAGGAGCCATTGTCAGCTCATGAGGATGACCGTTCTGAGCGGGATGTTTCAACAGACTTTCTAAACATCGACCTAGTAAGGAGTAAAAGTGACTCTGTTTTAGCCATGCCAGATGCTACAGTAGAGCTTGACCCAGACTTGGACTTGGATCGCGATGGGCAGTTTCTGTACGATATTGAACCGACTTTATTCCAGGACTTCCAGGGTCTTCAAGATGATGGAACCACATTGAATTGCTGCAACACCAGCCATGCAGGTCAATGCACTAACTACCACTTACAGAATTGCGATAGCAATGGGGAACATATCTGTGGAGCTGCCAAAACCATAAACGGAAACTTTGCTGTTTCTGGAAATCCAGTCACTGGAGCAGTGAGTGCCGCCAATCAACCAGGCAAAGTCGGTTTACGTCCATCTGGCGTCCCAGTGCGTCGCCGCACCCCTTCTTTCTACCGCCAGCCCTCCTTCACCTTCTCTTATCATGGACGTGTGGGCTTTCAATGGCGAAGGCACTATGGCAACATGGCTGGGCCAATCAAATCTTCACGAAGCCTGAATGACATTGACGAAATCGATACACGGCATGAACGGCGGAAGTTGCCAATAAGTCGCATTTCTGCATCCCTCATGATTGAGGAGGATGAAGAGAGTGAGGATGGGGTTGATGGTACAACAGTCAAACTGCTCTGGTTGTCTATGCTGAAGATGCCACCCCAGCTCTGGCGTTTGTGTGTATGTCACTTGCTCACCTGGTTCTCCATGATTGCACAAGCTGTGTTCTACACGGACTTCATGGGCCAGGTCATCTTTGAAGGAGACCCAACT GCTGCTGCTAACTCCACCGCCCTGCAGAACTACAGTAAAGGTGTGCAGATGGGCTGCTGGGGGCTTGTGATCTATGCGGCTACAGCTGCGCTCTGCTCAG ACGTGCTCCAAAGGATCTTAAACAACTACGACCTAAGCATAAAAATCGTCTATATGTTGGGGACTCTAGGCTACGCAGTGGGCACAGCCATCATGTCCATCTTTCCAAATGTATATGTTGCTATGGTGATGATAAGCACCATGGGAATCATCTCTATGAGCATGTCATACTGCCCTTATGCTCTGCTGGGACAGTACCATGAAATTAAAGAG TACATTCATCACAGCCCTGGAAACTCACGGCGAGGCTTTGGCATCGACTGCGCCATCCTGACGTGTCAGGTGTACATCTCTCAGATCTTGGTGGCATCGGCGCTCGGCGCAGTTGTAGACGCCGTCGGTACGGTTAGAGTGATCCCCATGGTTGCAGCGGGAGGTTCCTTTCTTGGTTTTCTTGCTGCGGCTTTCCTCGTCATCTACCCTGATACACTTGATGATGAAGATGAGCAAGGCCCAAGCTCTGTTAAGTCAGAGGCTGCCTCCAGTAACAGCACAGAGAAGCTCAAGCCAATGTCAAGGAACAGTTCCAGCAAGTCAGAAGCGGAATCCTTAGTTTGA
- the gpr20 gene encoding G-protein coupled receptor 20, translating into MCRSSPQTTEMTLTDGSLNLNLTSTSIPSLTTNTSPPYREPYLHRLAHLDEGLYNDFYSLWIALVVINALIFMVGMTLNSLALYVFCFRTKPKTTSVIYTINLVVTDLLVNLSLPTRIILYYSGGKCLICSYMHIFSYFVNMYCSILFLTSICVDRYLAIVQAEASRKWRNPSVAKAVCICIWLFAIIVTYSLLTTAFKHSGCCLSKLFALTVFEFFLPMVIIVVFTIRIMCALSSPGLMQQSRDRRMKAVQLLSTVLVIFTVCFTPFHVRQVLFYFHPDLPHHVIVYHVTVTLSSLNSCLDPVVYCFVTTNFQSTMKRFLRKMEREQTSGDIISVQKSSKASGTVIAIANSIRISMSPVQQGSQSA; encoded by the exons ATGTGCAG ATCCAGCCCTCAAACCACAGAGATGACCCTTACGGATGGTTCCCTGAATCTGAACCtcacatcaacatcaattccttCCCTAACAACCAACACTTCTCCACCATACCGTGAACCTTATTTACACAGACTGGCCCACTTGGATGAGGGTCTGTATAATGACTTTTACAGCCTGTGGATAGCTCTGGTGGTCATCAACGCCCTTATCTTTATGGTAGGGATGACCCTTAACAGCCTGGCTTTGTATGTCTTCTGCTTCAGGACCAAGCCGAAGACCACGTCAGTCATCTACACTATTAACCTAGTGGTGACAGACCTGTTGGTTAACCTCTCTCTTCCCACTCGTATCATATTATACTACAGTGGAGGAAAATGCCTCATCTGTTCCTACATGCACATATTCAGCTACTTCGTCAACATGTATTGTAGCATCCTCTTCCTCACCAGCATCTGCGTGGATCGCTACCTGGCCATCGTTCAGGCGGAGGCCTCACGGAAGTGGAGGAACCCCAGCGTGGCCAAAGCGGTGTGCATCTGTATTTGGCTGTTCGCCATCATTGTGACCTACTCGCTTCTTACAACAGCCTTCAAGCACTCAGGCTGCTGCCTTTCCAAACTCTTCGCACTGACCGTTTTTGAGTTCTTCCTACCAATGGTGATCATTGTTGTGTTTACTATTCGAATCATGTGCGCCCTTTCCAGCCCGGGCCTCATGCAGCAGAGCCGTGACAGACGCATGAAAGCTGTACAGCTGCTGTCCACCGTTCTGGTGATCTTCACCGTCTGCTTCACGCCGTTTCACGTCCGTCAAGTTCTGTTTTACTTCCATCCTGATTTACCTCATCATGTGATTGTGTACCATGTGACCGTCACCCTCAGCAGCCTAAACAGCTGCTTGGATCCTGTGGTCTACTGTTTCGTCACCACTAACTTTCAGTCTACCATGAAGAGATTTCTCAGGAAGATGGAGAGAGAGCAGACGAGTGGAGACATTATCAGCGTGCAGAAGAGCTCGAAGGCTTCGGGCACAGTGATTGCTATAGCCAATAGTATAAGGATAAGCATGAGCCCTGTCCAGCAGGGAAGCCAGTCTGCATGA
- the dgat1b gene encoding diacylglycerol O-acyltransferase 1b has translation MTDKDDFGPITRNRRRATITSAKSETVKLRNGATAAACDLRSGPKARESLSKNLQINEDNKQKCDRYDKMSCHKLQESMLSSASSFKNYRGILNWCVVMLVLSNARLFLENLLRYGILVDPIQVVSLFLKDPYSWPAACLVIVSNVFILVALYTERKLAMGSFSEKVGLLIYIFNLTIILCFPMVVVLKLPSITPVGGAFSLGVYTILFLKLYSYKDVNRWCRERTRAKARSLSRSLSCPSSPSASSTMQSHVSYPGNLSLRDMYYFVCAPTLCYELNFPRSESIRMGFVFRRLFEMLLLTQLLVGLTQQWIVPVIRSSMKPLQEMDYSRMTERLLRLAVPNHLIWLIFFYWFFHSSMNFVAELLRFGDREFYRDWWNSETITYFWQNWNIPVHKWCLRHFYKPLLRRGAGKLLSQSAVFFASAFFHEYLVSVPLRMVRLWAFMGMMAQLPLAWFVARFLRGNYGNAAVWLSLIIGQPIAVLMYVHDYYVTHCQDDPAIAEANLTVDRGLD, from the exons ATGACTGACAAGGATGATTTTGGGCCCATCACACGGAACCGTAGACGCGCGACCATCACGAGCGCAAAGAGCGAGACTGTGAAACTCAGAAACGGCGCGACCGCAGCAGCCTGTGATCTCAGAAGCGGACCCAAGGCGCGGGAGTCTCTCAGCAAAAACTTACAGATAAACGAAGACAACAAACAAAAATGCGATCGCTACGACAAAATGAG TTGCCACAAGTTGCAGGAGTCAATGCTGAGTTCTGCAAGCAGCTTCAAAAATTACAGAGGCATCCTGAACTGGTGTGTTGTAATGCTG GTTTTGAGCAATGCTCGCCTGTTCTTGGAAAACCTTCTCAG GTATGGCATTTTGGTGGACCCCATTCAAGTGGTGTCATTGTTCCTCAAGGACCCTTATAGCTGGCCTGCTGCGTGCCTGGTCATTG TTTCTAATGTTTTTATACTTGTGGCGTTGTACACCGAGAGGAAACTAGCCATG GGGTCGTTCAGTGAAAAGGTCGGCCTGCTGATCTACATCTTTAATTTAACAATCATCTTGTGTTTTCCGATGGTTGTTGTTTTGAAGCTGCCATCTATTACACCAG TTGGAGGGGCATTTTCCTTGGGAGTCTACACCATCCTGTTTTTGAAACTATACTCGTATAAGGATGTTAACAGGTGGTGCAGAGAGAGAACGCGAGCGAAGGCACGCAGCCTCTCCAGATCTCTGTCAT GTCCGTCATCTCCATCTGCATCCAGCACTATGCAGTCGCATGTGTCTTACCCAGGAAATCTCTCTCTCAGGG atatgtattattttgtttgtgCTCCAACCCTGTGCTATGAGCTTAATTTTCCCCGCTCCGAATCCATCCGAATGGGATTTGTGTTCCGGAGGCTCTTTGAGATG TTGCTCCTCACTCAGTTATTGGTTGGTTTAACGCAGCAG TGGATTGTGCCAGTCATTCGAAGTTCAATGAAGCCATTGCAG GAAATGGACTACAGTAGAATGACAGAGCGTCTGCTTAGACTAGCA GTGCCCAACCATCTCATCTGGTTGATTTTCTTCTACTGGTTTTTCCATTCCTCGATGAACTTTGTGGCCGAGCTGTTGAGGTTTGGAGATCGGGAATTCTACCGTGACTGGTG GAACTCTGAGACAATAACATACTTCTGGCAAAACTGGAATATTCCTGTGCACAAGTGGTGTCTCCG GCACTTTTACAAGCCGTTGCTGAGAAGAGGTGCTGGCAAGTTACTGAGCCAGTCAGCTGTGTTTTTCGCCTCTGCTTTTTTTCACGAG TACCTGGTCAGTGTCCCTCTCAGGATGGTCAGACTGTGGGCATTTATGGGCATGATGGCACAG CTTCCACTGGCATGGTTTGTGGCCAGGTTTCTTCGTGGTAATTATGGAAACGCTGCTGTGTGGCTCTCACTCATTATTGGTCAACCCATTGCAGTACTGATGTATGTTCATGACTACTATGTTACCCACTGTCAGGATGACCCGGCAATCGCCGAAGCTAATCTCACTGTTGATCGTGGACTCGACTAA